AGAGCGTCGAGCGAGTGACCGGCAAGATGAACGCGGGTAGGGCGGCGCTCGGCGGCCTGCTCTCCGGCGTCATGCTCGGCGTCTTCGTCGGGCTGCTCGTGCTCATCCTTACGCCGCAGGCGGGACTCACGACGTTGTTGCCGGTCATGATGGTTGCTATCGGTTTCAGTGTGCTGTGGAGCCTGCTTACGCACGTCATGAACCCCCGCAAAAAGGAGTTCACGTCGGTCATGCAGATACTGGCGGCCCACTTCGACGTCGTGGTGGGGCCCGAGCTTGCGGGTCGCGCACGTCAGGTCCTTGGAACCGGGGCAACCGGCGGGCAGGCGGCGTACGCGGGATCGGCGGTTCCGCCGTCGGGCATGAACACGACGGCGCAACCGGTGTCGGAAGAGGTACAGGGACCCGAACAGCCGTGGGGACCTGCACAGCCGCGCGGGCCCGAACAACCGTTTGGACCCGGACAGCCGCAGCCGCAGGAAGGCGGCGCCATCACGGGGCCTGTGACGTCTGAGCCGGCCGAGTCGACCGAGCCAGCCACGCCGCAGCGACCCCGAACCTACGGTGAGGCGCAGGATGCGCTGCGTCGAGAGCGTGAGAGTGCGGCGCGCGATCGCCGCCGCAGGGAGGCCGGGGATGCCGGGAGCGCGACGGGACAGTCGAGCTAGCCGTACCAGCTCCGCTCGTCGGCAGCTCCGCTAGTCGGCGCGCCTGCCCCGGCGGAGCCAGGACTCGACATCGTCGGCCGCACGGGGAATCGCGATCGACAGGTTTTCTGCTCCGTCCGCCGTCACGAGCACGTCGTCCTCGATGCGGACGC
This sequence is a window from Pseudoclavibacter endophyticus. Protein-coding genes within it:
- a CDS encoding general stress protein, which produces MSSPSSRSTARFPTIPTGEVVGSYETYERAQAAVDQLARADFPLGEVSIVGSTLKSVERVTGKMNAGRAALGGLLSGVMLGVFVGLLVLILTPQAGLTTLLPVMMVAIGFSVLWSLLTHVMNPRKKEFTSVMQILAAHFDVVVGPELAGRARQVLGTGATGGQAAYAGSAVPPSGMNTTAQPVSEEVQGPEQPWGPAQPRGPEQPFGPGQPQPQEGGAITGPVTSEPAESTEPATPQRPRTYGEAQDALRRERESAARDRRRREAGDAGSATGQSS